One window from the genome of Desulfobacterales bacterium encodes:
- a CDS encoding HDOD domain-containing protein, producing MRDTRLNEILARVKSFPTMPGAGAKMLALLEEPDTTVSEIEDILRYDPGLTANVLKLANSAYFGLPSKIGSLKQAVIVLGLKRLIQLVVASCVSAIMDKSVPGYDLPSGDLWRHSIAVSIAAEALVKHKKRVKTEDIFTPALLHDIGKLVLGSYVKEELEEIQAIAAKGIPFVVAENMILGADHAEIGARILAQWNLPADVINAVRWHHDPDSPDASSMPMDVVYLANVLCQTPDTSGPEAGHVVELSPTVIDRLGIQLDQFEGISEKVAHWVDELSNALAFN from the coding sequence GTGAGAGACACCAGATTAAATGAGATTTTGGCCAGAGTAAAATCATTTCCAACCATGCCCGGAGCCGGGGCCAAGATGCTGGCATTGCTTGAGGAACCCGATACGACGGTTTCTGAGATTGAAGACATTTTGCGCTATGATCCCGGTTTGACGGCCAATGTGCTCAAACTGGCCAATTCGGCATATTTTGGTCTTCCCTCCAAAATCGGTTCCCTGAAGCAGGCGGTTATTGTTTTGGGTTTAAAGCGTCTCATTCAGCTGGTGGTCGCTTCTTGTGTGAGCGCGATTATGGACAAATCCGTGCCTGGTTACGATTTGCCGTCAGGGGATTTATGGCGCCATTCGATTGCGGTATCGATTGCGGCCGAAGCACTGGTCAAACACAAAAAAAGAGTAAAGACCGAAGATATATTTACCCCTGCACTGCTGCACGATATCGGCAAGTTGGTCTTGGGTTCTTATGTTAAGGAAGAATTGGAGGAGATCCAAGCAATTGCGGCTAAAGGAATTCCGTTTGTCGTGGCTGAAAACATGATTCTGGGTGCCGATCACGCTGAAATCGGGGCGCGTATTTTAGCCCAGTGGAATTTGCCGGCGGATGTCATCAACGCGGTGCGCTGGCACCATGACCCGGATTCGCCGGACGCCAGTAGCATGCCTATGGATGTGGTTTATCTAGCGAACGTCTTGTGTCAAACTCCGGATACCAGCGGCCCCGAAGCCGGTCATGTGGTTGAATTATCACCGACCGTCATTGATCGCTTGGGGATACAGCTTGATCAATTCGAGGGCATTTCAGAAAAAGTGGCCCATTGGGTCGATGAATTGTCAAATGCCCTGGCATTCAATTAG
- a CDS encoding GGDEF domain-containing protein: MVTLDSDNQKYHQKIYRQSEKIEGFTRLDDIKRLKQALIHEIDNIRKTVRNKQERDSKQLKILSKQVSTLNHELKKAKVDSVTYGLTGVYNRKALDAHIDHLVEQITRKPTDVAVLMVDIDDFKAINDAYGHPTGDRVLLALTQKCHSLIRHEDFIGRYGGEEFVIVLSNASLPNAIKKAKLICKSIADTRYAIDDIKAGQILSVTISIGISVYQTGDTTHSVIQRADQALYVAKDTGKNRVVAENELAVKEVIEPP; the protein is encoded by the coding sequence ATGGTTACCCTGGATAGCGATAACCAGAAATATCATCAAAAGATTTACCGCCAAAGCGAAAAAATAGAAGGTTTTACCCGTTTAGATGACATCAAACGGCTAAAGCAGGCACTGATTCACGAAATCGACAATATCCGCAAAACCGTTCGCAACAAGCAGGAACGCGACAGTAAACAGCTAAAAATCCTGTCAAAACAGGTCAGCACCCTTAACCATGAACTCAAAAAGGCTAAAGTAGATTCAGTGACCTATGGCCTAACAGGGGTTTATAACCGTAAGGCGCTTGATGCGCACATTGATCACCTTGTCGAACAAATTACCCGCAAACCCACTGATGTTGCAGTTTTGATGGTTGATATTGATGATTTTAAGGCCATCAATGATGCATACGGGCATCCGACAGGCGACCGCGTTCTTCTGGCGTTGACCCAAAAATGCCACAGCCTTATCCGGCATGAGGATTTTATCGGTCGATATGGGGGCGAAGAGTTTGTGATTGTCTTATCCAACGCCTCTTTGCCGAATGCCATAAAAAAAGCCAAACTGATTTGCAAATCTATTGCGGATACACGCTACGCTATAGATGATATAAAAGCCGGGCAGATTCTAAGCGTTACGATTTCGATTGGCATTAGCGTCTATCAGACAGGCGACACGACCCACTCTGTCATCCAACGGGCCGATCAAGCCCTTTATGTGGCCAAAGACACCGGGAAGAACCGCGTGGTGGCCGAAAATGAATTGGCTGTCAAAGAGGTTATCGAGCCACCATAA
- the flgK gene encoding flagellar hook-associated protein FlgK has protein sequence MTDVGGILSVSSNALLIQQKALNVTSHNIANVNTPGYSRQRLQLSTNEPQYTSIGWVGNGVTADSIERIYDRFLGDQINNENQSLGRWDAQKGAVEMVEMIFNESEGYGLSYALSQFWDAWQSLTNNPAGATERQVLVTNSQVLAGKFNQLDADLRQSQEDLDIAVKGTVADINRLSEQLADLNHKIVSTEAGVSNANDYRDQREQMLKELSELIDVNTYEDSNGAVHVMVADGRLLVGDGQYWQLSTQINAFGLQDVVWLDRSGSPINITGDIDGGKLKGYLEVRDAIIPADMNSLDALVQTLMTDINTLHQAGFALDGTAGEVFFNGLGAGNIQLNPNIAGNLDLIAAAADPLTVPGDNRQAIQIVNLQYQLSMNGNTATYNDYYSALIRDTGNEVLKADAYYHHQSDMMAQLENRRESISGVSLDEEMINLIKFQNAYSAAAKMISAADEMLKTVLQMV, from the coding sequence ATGACCGATGTTGGTGGAATTTTAAGTGTTTCAAGCAATGCCTTATTGATCCAGCAAAAGGCCCTGAATGTCACCAGCCACAATATTGCCAATGTGAATACTCCCGGCTATTCTCGCCAGCGCTTGCAGTTGTCAACCAACGAGCCTCAGTATACGTCTATTGGTTGGGTGGGCAATGGGGTTACGGCCGATAGCATCGAGCGTATTTATGATCGATTTTTGGGGGACCAAATAAATAATGAAAATCAGAGCTTAGGTCGATGGGACGCTCAAAAAGGGGCGGTTGAAATGGTTGAGATGATTTTCAACGAAAGCGAAGGATACGGGCTGAGTTATGCCTTGAGCCAGTTTTGGGATGCCTGGCAATCATTGACAAACAATCCCGCCGGGGCCACTGAAAGACAGGTGCTGGTCACCAACAGTCAGGTTTTAGCCGGTAAGTTTAACCAACTGGACGCTGATCTGAGGCAATCCCAAGAGGATCTGGATATTGCCGTCAAGGGAACGGTGGCGGACATCAACCGCCTGTCGGAACAATTGGCTGATTTGAACCACAAAATAGTTTCCACCGAAGCCGGTGTTTCCAACGCCAATGATTACCGCGATCAGCGCGAACAAATGCTTAAAGAGCTTTCAGAGCTGATTGATGTCAATACTTATGAAGATTCCAACGGGGCCGTTCATGTGATGGTGGCCGATGGACGATTGCTGGTGGGTGACGGTCAATACTGGCAGCTGTCCACCCAGATCAATGCTTTCGGACTGCAAGATGTGGTTTGGCTGGACAGAAGCGGCAGCCCAATAAATATTACCGGCGATATTGACGGTGGTAAGCTAAAAGGCTACCTGGAGGTGCGCGATGCGATCATTCCTGCCGATATGAATAGCTTGGATGCCCTGGTGCAGACGTTAATGACCGATATCAACACCCTACATCAGGCCGGTTTTGCCCTAGACGGAACCGCTGGTGAGGTTTTTTTTAACGGTCTCGGGGCAGGCAATATCCAACTTAATCCCAATATTGCCGGTAATTTGGATCTGATTGCCGCCGCAGCCGATCCATTGACGGTTCCCGGGGATAATCGTCAGGCGATCCAAATTGTTAATTTACAATACCAGCTGAGCATGAACGGCAATACCGCGACCTACAATGACTACTACAGTGCGCTCATCAGGGATACCGGCAATGAAGTTCTCAAAGCAGATGCCTATTATCACCACCAATCGGATATGATGGCCCAGCTGGAAAATCGGCGTGAATCGATTTCCGGGGTTTCCCTGGATGAGGAGATGATTAATTTAATCAAATTTCAAAATGCGTATTCGGCCGCTGCCAAAATGATCAGTGCGGCCGATGAAATGCTCAAAACGGTGTTGCAGATGGTATAA
- a CDS encoding helix-turn-helix domain-containing protein, translating to MEDCPKTLSVTQAAHLCAVGRTTVGYWIRSKKLAANRRGKKYEIPVQNLLYFLKANGQNIPAELEKADLNAPVFRTFQNCWCYYQDHLHGSNCHQCIVYRNQLDVCFSARNDAKLNCAVGCENCRYYQDAYYPRVQFIHQLDVPAAIIKELYFWAGNTQMADLCEIGAKQLVGLGIEKIIHPRSLEQVISCVKRQALGDRGMPSGCRIYIKNHQSQGVKIKCAILGLKEPQGAYLITAAPVFNDHPITHKPSIEEHCAEWIR from the coding sequence ATGGAAGATTGCCCCAAAACCCTATCGGTGACCCAGGCAGCGCACCTATGTGCGGTGGGCCGCACAACCGTTGGGTACTGGATTCGCTCTAAAAAACTTGCAGCCAACCGGCGCGGCAAAAAATATGAAATTCCGGTTCAAAATTTATTGTATTTTTTAAAAGCCAATGGACAGAATATACCGGCGGAACTTGAGAAAGCAGATTTGAATGCACCGGTTTTTCGGACTTTTCAGAATTGTTGGTGCTACTATCAAGACCATCTCCACGGATCAAATTGCCACCAGTGTATTGTTTATCGAAACCAGTTGGATGTGTGCTTCAGCGCCCGCAACGATGCAAAACTCAATTGCGCGGTAGGTTGTGAGAACTGCCGCTATTATCAGGACGCCTATTATCCGCGGGTTCAGTTTATTCATCAATTGGATGTTCCGGCGGCGATCATCAAGGAGCTGTATTTTTGGGCTGGAAACACACAGATGGCAGATCTTTGTGAAATTGGAGCAAAACAACTGGTGGGGCTGGGCATTGAAAAAATCATCCACCCCCGATCACTGGAACAGGTCATTTCGTGTGTTAAGCGCCAGGCATTGGGGGACAGGGGCATGCCTTCCGGATGCCGGATCTATATTAAGAATCATCAATCACAGGGTGTAAAAATCAAATGCGCTATTTTGGGTTTAAAGGAACCGCAAGGTGCTTATTTGATCACCGCAGCGCCCGTGTTCAATGACCACCCAATTACCCACAAACCATCTATTGAAGAGCATTGCGCAGAGTGGATCCGATGA
- a CDS encoding chemotaxis protein CheD: MKCVVPIGDMKIAQSPDQLVTDALGSCLCLTVYDPVSGIGALLHAMLPLSKINLKKASINPYMFVDTGIPALFAELVAHQNVIPKEQWVVKAVGCGNLMGSKEVFKIGERNYRILCEQLAKEKIVLSAEDIGGTAGRRVCLDIASGQTMVHSNGAERRL, from the coding sequence ATGAAATGTGTCGTTCCGATAGGTGATATGAAAATCGCCCAAAGCCCGGATCAGCTGGTCACAGATGCGCTCGGTAGTTGCTTGTGTTTGACGGTATATGACCCGGTATCGGGTATCGGTGCTTTGTTACATGCCATGTTGCCGTTATCTAAAATCAATTTAAAAAAGGCCAGCATCAATCCGTATATGTTTGTCGACACCGGCATTCCGGCCCTTTTTGCCGAACTGGTCGCACACCAAAATGTGATCCCCAAAGAACAATGGGTGGTCAAAGCAGTTGGGTGCGGCAACCTAATGGGCTCCAAAGAAGTATTTAAGATCGGCGAGCGAAATTATCGCATACTCTGTGAACAGCTTGCAAAGGAAAAGATCGTCCTATCAGCCGAGGATATTGGCGGTACGGCTGGTCGTAGGGTATGTCTAGATATTGCCAGCGGGCAGACCATGGTTCACAGTAACGGTGCAGAGAGGCGCTTGTGA
- a CDS encoding rod-binding protein, producing MTDPISMPKLPVDWSEALEASPDRLQQRLLNSKNGTPEGSVSDTELVDTCHQMESLFINHLFKEMRASIDRSGFITGGRAEEIYTSMMDAEMAAKLSERGGIGLADMLLHQLRQSHTDDTDEDSGLP from the coding sequence ATGACCGATCCGATATCAATGCCAAAACTGCCCGTTGATTGGTCCGAGGCCCTTGAGGCGTCCCCCGACCGACTTCAACAACGGTTGTTGAATTCTAAAAACGGCACCCCCGAGGGTTCTGTGAGTGATACAGAGCTGGTTGATACCTGTCACCAGATGGAGTCGCTTTTTATTAACCATTTATTCAAAGAAATGCGCGCCTCTATTGACCGCTCGGGATTCATAACCGGTGGCAGGGCTGAAGAAATCTATACATCCATGATGGATGCAGAAATGGCTGCCAAACTATCCGAGCGCGGTGGGATCGGCTTGGCCGATATGCTACTGCATCAGCTGAGGCAATCGCACACAGATGATACGGATGAAGATTCCGGTTTGCCATGA
- the flgL gene encoding flagellar hook-associated protein FlgL, with the protein MRVTQNTMTQSLMRYLTAQNEALYDRQRIIATQKRINKPSDDPIGMGKILDYRQTLESIDQYQTNIQTGMTRLDVTESTLKLVDDLLQVVRAIGQTEAAGTAESRLLAAEEVKRLYDQIMDLSNSTQNDNYLFSGYLTKTAPFSRDDTQLTTYDKYTASYNGDNGDVNFIVATNTEVSIDADGQPIFHDAASGGINIFDHIRDLIVGLENDDSDAISTQSGMLDQGRTQINNIRAANSSIYYQLEITERHWQTYKPKIQDLMAKEEEADITKAVVELQNIELAYQTTLATAARVIQPGLVQFLK; encoded by the coding sequence ATGCGCGTAACACAAAATACCATGACACAGTCGCTGATGCGGTATCTTACAGCGCAGAATGAAGCGCTTTATGATCGGCAGCGGATCATTGCCACCCAAAAGCGCATCAACAAACCATCCGATGACCCCATCGGGATGGGAAAGATATTGGATTACCGGCAAACACTGGAATCCATTGATCAATATCAAACCAATATTCAGACCGGTATGACGCGTCTGGATGTAACCGAATCAACGTTAAAGCTGGTGGATGATTTGTTGCAGGTTGTGCGGGCCATCGGGCAAACAGAAGCCGCGGGTACTGCCGAGAGCCGCCTATTGGCAGCTGAGGAGGTCAAACGGTTGTATGACCAGATTATGGATCTGTCCAATTCTACCCAAAATGATAACTATCTTTTTTCTGGCTACCTAACCAAAACAGCGCCTTTTTCACGCGATGACACCCAGTTGACCACATATGACAAATATACGGCCAGTTACAATGGGGACAATGGAGATGTGAATTTTATCGTGGCCACCAACACCGAGGTCAGCATCGATGCGGACGGCCAGCCGATCTTTCACGATGCCGCCAGTGGCGGTATTAACATTTTTGACCATATTCGGGATTTGATCGTGGGATTGGAAAATGACGATTCGGATGCCATTTCGACCCAATCTGGAATGCTCGATCAAGGCCGAACCCAGATAAATAACATCCGCGCGGCCAACTCATCGATCTATTATCAATTGGAGATAACCGAAAGGCATTGGCAGACCTATAAGCCCAAAATCCAGGATTTGATGGCCAAGGAAGAGGAAGCTGATATCACCAAAGCGGTGGTCGAACTGCAAAATATTGAATTGGCATATCAAACCACATTGGCCACCGCGGCGCGTGTCATTCAACCCGGATTGGTTCAATTTTTGAAATAA
- a CDS encoding HDOD domain-containing protein — protein MEARKIAAAIKSFPGMPGTAVKLLGLIDDPAMRVSQIEEILRQDPGLTANVLRLANSAYFGIPSKIGSIRQAVILLGLKRLIQMVIATCVSAIMDKPVPGYDLAPGELWRHSIAVSVAAEGLVKELKVEAAEEIFTAALLHDVGKLVLGEFVKDDFKKIENAVSEWVSFEEAETMVLGTNHAEVGAQILTRWSLPVEIVNAVQWHHKPEASDQISTMLDIVHVANFMSIMIGIGIGRDGLQHQPSAAVSERLGLTPAHLEKVASQTMQWVTELSEVIGPN, from the coding sequence ATGGAAGCTCGAAAAATCGCCGCCGCTATTAAGTCGTTTCCGGGCATGCCGGGGACGGCCGTCAAATTACTGGGGTTGATCGATGACCCGGCCATGCGTGTTTCTCAGATAGAGGAAATATTGCGTCAGGACCCAGGATTGACAGCCAATGTTCTCAGACTGGCCAATTCGGCTTACTTTGGCATTCCCTCAAAAATTGGTTCAATTCGGCAGGCCGTGATATTGCTGGGGCTAAAGCGCCTGATTCAAATGGTAATTGCTACGTGCGTCAGCGCCATCATGGATAAACCGGTACCTGGTTACGACCTGGCGCCGGGAGAGCTGTGGCGCCACTCAATTGCCGTCTCGGTTGCAGCCGAAGGCCTGGTAAAAGAATTGAAAGTGGAAGCTGCGGAGGAAATATTTACCGCAGCGTTGCTGCATGATGTTGGCAAATTGGTTTTAGGAGAGTTTGTTAAGGACGATTTTAAGAAAATTGAAAACGCTGTTTCAGAATGGGTCAGTTTTGAGGAAGCAGAGACCATGGTATTGGGCACGAACCATGCAGAGGTGGGTGCCCAAATATTAACCCGCTGGTCTTTGCCGGTGGAAATTGTCAACGCGGTTCAATGGCATCATAAGCCTGAAGCGTCCGATCAAATCAGCACCATGTTGGATATTGTCCACGTGGCCAATTTTATGAGTATCATGATCGGTATCGGCATCGGTCGGGATGGTCTGCAACACCAGCCGAGTGCCGCTGTCAGCGAGCGTCTGGGACTTACGCCTGCTCATCTGGAAAAGGTGGCCAGTCAAACCATGCAATGGGTAACAGAGCTATCCGAGGTGATTGGCCCAAACTAA
- a CDS encoding flagellar protein FlgN produces the protein MKTMRETRYSVREHDHMEHLLNKLIGLLAHATELYQELLGVVQNEKEAVVGLNLKQLNEACKAKDNLLLKLRILEEQRQQVMDRIADELGCSPQGLTLTRLSEQVEPSYARRLLDRSTDLLALIQTLQEVTQQNKSLMSHSMQLIQGSCNLLNNLMMAHPVYFRSGNVDGGDQTGRLLSGEI, from the coding sequence ATGAAAACGATGAGGGAAACCCGCTACAGCGTTAGGGAACATGATCATATGGAACACCTGTTGAATAAACTGATTGGATTGTTGGCCCATGCGACAGAGCTGTATCAAGAGTTGCTGGGTGTTGTCCAAAATGAAAAAGAAGCCGTTGTGGGGCTGAATTTAAAACAGCTCAATGAGGCCTGCAAGGCCAAAGACAATTTGCTGTTGAAACTGCGCATTCTGGAAGAACAACGACAACAAGTAATGGATCGCATAGCTGATGAATTGGGGTGTTCGCCCCAGGGCTTGACCCTGACACGCTTGTCTGAACAAGTGGAGCCATCCTATGCGCGACGTTTGTTGGATCGCAGTACGGATTTGCTGGCGCTGATTCAAACCCTTCAAGAGGTCACACAACAAAATAAATCCCTGATGTCGCATTCGATGCAATTGATTCAGGGTTCGTGTAATTTGCTGAATAACCTTATGATGGCGCATCCGGTCTATTTCCGAAGTGGCAATGTGGATGGTGGGGATCAGACGGGTCGGCTGCTGAGCGGTGAAATCTAA
- a CDS encoding HDOD domain-containing protein, with protein sequence MTTEETIERIESKIKKLPLVDTEVVDIITLLNSPASNFDQIVEKLSPSLAARFLNMANSAYYGGREVRSITYAVKLLGYGKMKDILISSILMDHFTRRLKQFDFEKFLKQAQVCAAVAKVLGEILNFNQLDDLFTVATLQNIGKLVIAVYFKPEHEQIVSLKKSQDLPSCEAEKMILGVSHAEIGALVLQRFNVPQEICDAVRFHDSRDTVVPMSSDNYLQHIARQATTIVGQFSLPKDVAPMDLYHMLRATIEEGKRNYREQVQTQLRSSGYPEIFPSLLKQATDLVINDLKAHLRARATTSVEIDQEN encoded by the coding sequence ATGACAACTGAGGAAACAATCGAAAGAATCGAAAGCAAAATCAAAAAACTGCCTCTGGTCGATACGGAGGTTGTCGACATCATTACCCTGCTCAACAGTCCGGCCAGCAATTTTGATCAAATCGTTGAAAAATTATCGCCAAGTCTAGCAGCCCGCTTTTTGAACATGGCCAACTCGGCCTATTATGGTGGACGTGAAGTGCGATCGATCACCTATGCGGTCAAGCTGTTGGGTTATGGTAAAATGAAAGATATTTTAATAAGCTCCATATTAATGGATCATTTTACAAGGCGGCTGAAGCAATTTGATTTCGAGAAATTCCTTAAACAGGCCCAGGTTTGCGCTGCGGTTGCCAAGGTCTTGGGTGAAATTCTTAATTTTAACCAGTTAGATGATCTTTTCACAGTCGCGACGCTGCAAAACATCGGAAAGCTGGTTATCGCGGTATATTTTAAGCCCGAACATGAACAAATTGTGAGCTTAAAAAAATCACAAGATTTACCGTCTTGTGAAGCGGAAAAAATGATCCTTGGCGTCAGCCATGCTGAAATCGGCGCACTGGTGTTACAGCGCTTCAATGTACCCCAGGAAATATGTGATGCCGTTCGATTTCATGACAGCCGTGATACCGTGGTGCCCATGAGCAGCGATAACTATTTGCAGCATATCGCCCGCCAGGCCACCACCATTGTCGGCCAATTTTCGCTGCCCAAAGATGTCGCACCCATGGATCTTTATCATATGTTGCGGGCCACCATTGAGGAGGGCAAAAGAAATTACCGCGAACAGGTACAAACCCAGTTGCGCTCAAGTGGGTATCCGGAGATTTTCCCTTCCTTGCTCAAGCAGGCGACGGATCTGGTGATCAATGATTTAAAGGCGCATTTGCGCGCCCGCGCGACAACTTCTGTGGAAATTGATCAAGAAAATTGA